The DNA region ATTGTAGTAATTAATGTAAATTGTTCTGaaaattttacataataaaaacactAAATGAAAAGTTACTTTCAAGATAAGAAAATAATGTATTTAGTGAGAAGGAACGTTATATAATTCATGCCAAATTATCCATAAAAGCCACATTGTCGTCATATCATGTTTCTATGGACATCAAGTGTTTGTGTTCTCCTTCCCTGCCGTGAGTAACTTGGCATTTTCTTACACAAGTAATGGCTTTGCTGTGTATTTTGCTTATTACAGGGTATGAAATCACGATGAACGCTGGGCTTCTATCTGGCATTCTTTGTTTTCACGCGGCTTCTCAAATAACTTTTCATAAGCAATTGCAATTCTAGATTGTTAAACCTGCGTGCAATTCAGCGATGATGCGTTGTAATTCCATACAGTGTCAACAAACAGTAACaacaataaagataaaaataaaattaaaaagctgTGTTACATGACATGTTCCACTGGGGAAGCATTGCATACAGGATGTGAGTGTGGAAAAAATACCTTTAGGCAAAGTCACTGCAAATGGTAATAAGAGTCTCAGTAGTTGTAATGTTACCAGGTAATCTGATGACCGGAGGCAGAGCCATGTAATAATGTAATTCTCTCTCTTTGCTGTTAATTGGAGTGCTCATGCTGTCTCTGTATTATTATATTCAGGCTGCCTGTGAGATCTGCATCAACCCTGGACAATGCAAATAAGACATTACGAATTATCTGTTTAGGGTTTCTTACGCCGGGAAATGATCGGCAGAACGATCGTTCATGCAAAACTATGTTCCATTGCCCAGGAatcaaacagtcaatgaaaaaacaCTTGTCTGCTGTTCATCACAACTTTATTGCAGGCATAAAAGTTATTGTTAGTAGCATAGCTTTCACAAACCTTGCCCCACTCCAGCACCGAACTTCTCTGACAAGCGCTGGGTCTTCTTAACAAGACCTGGCGCAGATGAGAGCCAAAGACTGACCACTATACTGACTAATTAGGAGTAGAGACGGGCGGATAATTGTATGTCCAGGTCCggtgggttcggccgaacagttacaaaatgtTTGGGTTCGGATTCAGGTACCCAAATCCGAACCTAgacaccattcacttgaatgaggggcctgaacatccagtgtttgccacacttcctggtgaagtccgtgttcggtgtccatgtCCAAACAGTAGGTGCTCCGTACGGACACCGACCTTTACTgtttaggtaccgtcacactcagcgacgctgcagcgatatagacaacgagccgatcgctgcagcgtcgctgtttaggtcgctgtagagacgtcaaacacagcagctccagaacgatgcaggagcgatcctgtgacgtaacgatgactcacttatcattctcacaggtcgttagctccatgtaaaacattggaggcatcgttgcttttgctgtcaaacacgacgatacacgccgacctgacgaccaaataaagttctggacttctagctctgaccagcgatatcacagcgggatccagatcgctgctgcatgtcaaacacaacgagatcgctatccaggacgctgcaatgtcacggatcattgtcgttcttgttgtaaagttgctgagtgtgaaggtaccttaagggttcacccatctctatttaGGAAGTCTCACTGTCTGGGCAATCAGAGAAGACAGAAGTGAACCTAGTAAAAGGGGTTTACTTGAAGGAGTTGTCCACAACTTTGGCAACCCTTTCTCAACCCGTTTCCCAAAAGTAACATAATGACTGctatactcccctccagtgccAGCACCGTTCCAGCGGTGCAGGCACTTGATGTCTTGGGGCTCACTTGACATTATTGTGCTATGTGAGCCCTGCGGACAATCAGCAGCCGCTTCACTCTTCCGTGTTTTTGACATAGCTATCTTCCGAAGTAGGTCAGAGCTggagctgctctctcacttcctctggatgtttgatttgtccgaATGAAGGGAGAGTGAagaggccgctgattggctgcagggctcacatagCACAACAATGTCATGCAAGCCCCAGGAGAGCAAGTGCCTACACTGCTGGACTGATGCCAGAGCCAAATTTGAGTACAGTTATTATTATTTTGCTTGGGGAAAATAATTATAgcaaaaatgcatgcatttaaggAAAAATGTTCCAtaaatgtggacaacccctttgatgtACAGGTTTTGCAAACAATCAGTGGTTCCTCACCCTGTTTATATTCTCTAGCTTTGTGCCCTGTGCCAACTATTGTAATTGTTGCTTCGGATCACTATTCAATGCTTTGACCAGCTTTTCTCCTGATTAATCCTTGGATGCCATCTGTATTTTGATCCTTGGACTGTATTACAACTTTCTGTCTTTTTATTCTGCCTGACCATCTGGACCCTGAATTGGCTATCCCTGATTACTTATTTGGTTCAGATTTTATACCTGTTGTTAATTTTCAGATTCTAATCCTAACTTGTTAAGTTATGTCCACAGCTACTTATGGGGATTCCGGAGATGGAATCTATGGGCTCCTGCAAAAAAAGCCAGATCCCCGTTTACGGGgtttaagggttaaaagctgagtaTCTCTCAGATCTTTCAAAGCAGAACATATAGTGCAAAGTTTGACCATGGATCTCAGCTTTGGCTAGTTGTGAGTCAGATTGTTACAACCTCACCTAAAATAAACAGGTAATGTGCTGATAACAATAAGGTACAATGTATgagaagaaggggagaaaatgaccaTCTTTATGAACATTTATCCCTGTCATTAACTTCCTATATCAAGGATATTACAAGCCGTTTACCTGCAGGTGTAAAATGAACTTATATTGCTGATATtttctagtaaaaaaaaaagtaggtcTTTAGCGAGTGGGAAAAAAATAACACAAATATGGGTTGGGAAGGAAGAGTTAACAAATAATTTGACATTTTCTGTCTACACTGTATTGATGCACTGctgagtcggctgtcaatcagtgCCAAGTCATTATtggcctctactcctctttggtcagacctcatctggaatactgtgtctagttttgggcaccacattttaaaaaatatatcaacaaacttgagcaagttcagagaagaggaaccagaatggtgaccggtctgcaaaccatgtcctatgaggaacatttacagaatttgggaatgtttagcttgcaaaaaagaagactgagaggagacttaatagctgtctgcaaatatctcaagggctatcACATTGAAGAAGGATCATCTGtattttcatttgcacaaggaaagactagaagcaatgggatgaaactgaatgggaggagacacagattagatattagaaaaaaacgttttgacaattatggtgatcagtgagtggaacaggctgccacgagaggtggtgagttctccgtccatggaagtcttcaaacagaggctggacagacatatgtCTGGGATTattcagtgaatcctgctttgatcagggggttggaccagatgacccaggaggtcccttccaactctaccattctatgattctagggttacagctgccactcactgtatactgagtggtgactgaagtcgCCGATCTATGACTAAAAGCCAGAgggtgccaggaggaataaagttaatttcctcccagtagccagGCATTCAGTGTGGTGGTTGCATggcttcagaacgctattaatctgcagattaaccccatatctgccagTTATTAGTTTTGGGAACATGCCAAATTCCCTttaatatgggcagcacggtggctcagtaaatagcagccttgcagccctggagtcctgggttctgatcccaccttggacaacatctgcaaggagtttgtatattctccccgtgtttgcgtgggtttcctccgggttctccggtttcctcccacattccaaagacatactgatagggaatttagattgtgagccccatcggagacagcgatgataatgtgtgcaaactgtaaagcgctgcggaatatgttagcgctatataaaaaaaaaaaaattaaaaaaataaacattattgttattatttattattatttaagaaTTGGTAAAATTTTTGAATAATTTGAGCCATACAGAATGTAAGCATTTCTATGATAATTTTTTGTGTGCAAAAATAAAATCGAAATTTGGAATTGTTTTAAAAGGAAGCTATTTCTCCCATGTAGATGAAAAGTGGGTCTCGAGCATCATCATTTTTGGTGGCCTCAAAGAGATCCATTCTGACACTAAATACTAGACTAAGATGTTCATAGCATGGGAACAGACCACGTGGCGGCTATTGGGCCTTGGAGAGAGTGGACCTATGCATGGATTGTCCACCCCCTTTATTATTGGGTCAAAAAACAGAATTACAGTCACCATCGTTAATCAATTTAAAAATAACTAACTGATGGAAGTGTCATCTGAAGTGCATAGAAAGAGAAAAAGATACAAGCTCTGTCCTGGCTAACAAAACCTGGCATAATAGGGGGCAATTAATCTTTACTATGTAAGCCCTTAACATTAGACATAGCATTAATTCTCTTAAATAACCAAAAAGAAAGGAGTAATATAAGAATGATAGCACCATTCCTACAATATGAGAATTTCTACCCCAGATTCTGATCAGATGTTGCATGAAGCATATGGCAAACATCAATTAGGTTCTTGTTACATTTACATCTGTGATGAATGTTTAACATCTTGCAGGtagcaaaaaaaaagcaatttctaTTCTAGCATTCTAAGGGTTAAAGGCAAACACCAGGGGCACCTGTGCTTCTGTTATCTCTACCATGTATTTCACCTTCCTGCAGAAGGAAGGTGAAATCTGGAATTCTGCATGTTGAAGTGCTGCTAATTAATCTTCATGGGCCTTAATTAGCTAAGGCTCATTATTTATCATCTGGAGTTGTCAAAATGTGAGCTACCGAGTCTAAAGGAATAATGATCACAAATTCTGATGTAGCAAGATGTATGATGCAGGTAGTCTTCTCCTCTAAGTAAGAACATGCAACAGTAACATAGTTTTGTTATTGGTGTATTTTAATTTCTGTATTAAAGAAAATATATCAGTAAGATCAATTCCCACAAACCGCATATATGGGCATGCAGATCTCTGAAATGTAAATCCATTGACACTTTTAtatcttttatctgttgctgcatttctgAATAATTAACTTTTTTATTCAAATGAGGCATTAAGTGGTTTGGGTGTGGCAGACACACTTAAACATGACATGTCACTTGTTAAAACTGAGTTAAacccttttttaaaataaataccTAAGTTCCCTCAATTCTGCCACTTGCTTCCATTGTGTGCTACATTGTTCCACTGCGAAGATAGTCAAATTTATTGGTTTTCcagagcagtatgtgaaatctctgcttataGTTCAAttgggcgtttcttcagagtcttatCTAAGAACGTAACCTCTCTTCCCTTCCTCCCAGACGCTGCCAATCTCATCTTGGCAGCATGTGAAAATGCTAAACTGTTGTATTAACTCCTTTGCTGTAATTAGCAGCATCTGGGAAGGAGGGTTGAAAGTGCATGCCCCCAGAGAAGGCTCTGGTGAAACGCCCAGTTGCACTTCATGCAGAGATTTCACACATtgtgctccaaaagcaacaaatgtgattaCCTTTGCAATGGGGTGATGCAATACAAAACAGAAAAAGAGCAGCAGGATCAGGGGAGCTCATCAAATTTTACAAGATATGTAACTCCATTTGTTTGAGCAAGTGACAAGTCTTCTATAAAGAGCTTCAGCCTACACATGTTGCTTTCCTGCACATAACCAGCTTCTGTAGCATTATTGATAGCTCCCTGTCTGATTTCTTTGTTCGGCACCCGACATAGTACAAGCAGTGCGCTATCAATAAAGCTAAAAATGCTGGTACAGGGTGGGGAAACAACCTGAGGAGCCAgttctcatttgcatatgaattaaaacacTAATTATTTCAGAatacagcaacagatagaagatataaaagaGTTGATGAATTTACATTTCAAGGAACAGCATGCCCATATATGTAGTTTGTGGAGGATTGGGTGGAGTTGATCTTATTGAGACATTTAAActaaatattaaataaatatactACATAGCAGTGCAGGGAAAGCATATTTGTAATATATAAGAGATCCATGATTTAAGGTTTCCTAAAGATATTTTATGTATGTTGTAACTGGCCGAGCATCTACTATTCATGAtcagtctaaggccggggtcacactagaccgtaatacggacgagtgcaatgcgagaaaaaatcgcatagcgctcaacccaatgttaatctatggggcagctcccatcatccgatattttctcatccgtattcaggatccgcgtgaaatcgcagcatgctgcgattgtcagcgtatctcggccgagaatcgccaatgcaagtctatgggtgcgcgaaaaaatcggattacacacggaccctgcgtgtgcattgcgagaaatacggaagtctttcccaggtgacaggaaattgaatcatccattatcaggaagctttggcatgctaatttctGGGCCACGCTGGATTGAaaagcaggaagcacgcctccacggagtgtactgtgtagcagcatggccaggcatataaatgtggagatgctgattgctctggtccatgatagaccagaattatgggaccaacgcgacgcacattatgcggaccgtgcacgtaaagacgcagcatggagggcaatctgtcgccacatgttccccgattttgatgagcgacctcatgatgttcagcaagaaatttgtaagtaccatcctttaaCAAAATTGTGTTTCAAATTGGGTTCGTGTGAAAAATGTGGTGTGTTtatgagtgatgtaaatgttcaaaGCTCTTGTTTGCGGCTGCCAAATCATCAACATGACACACAAATATGCTTGAAATGTACTAGCTATAGTCCTTTAATATAGGACAAAGGGAGTTTTAtgtccccctaggctccagggcccgtgtGTGATTGCAAACCCTGTACCTGTTGGAGTTATGTGCTTGATATTAAACAAAAATCTTGtgtttctttgcagtgaatgatgtcactagacgctggcggagttgccgggaccaataccggcgtgaacgtcaactttctgggcggagtggtgatgcagcaaccaagaaaagaaaatatatttattttgatcggcttaattttcttgcaccggtgatggagctcagaccgtaagtgcatgcATGTCACAAAATTTAAAACACATCTTATAACGTGaatatgttttaattattttttaaaacgtACATTTTTAAATACAGAACAGAGTCTAATCtgacagaaagggagactgcatctgactctGAGGTGGTGATTGACCCCGTTGGTGAAGGTGCCGAAATGGCTGGACCATCTGGCCAACCaacaagcagcaaccaaccaccaccaccagcagcagcgtcttctgccacacaggaggccaatccagaggtggaggaagaagcccagagcagcagtccaaccttggctctggatacatcaccacagcctaatacaagaccaaaccgtggtcggcgcagaagggtggcttctacCACTGGCAcaaggaggcaagtggatacaagggtgttggactatttgtccagggctgcccatgacgatggggaggaagcgtactttCGCAGTCTTGCACGCTATTTATGGCCCATTCCGCGCTCGCTCAGGCTGCAGACCAGAGGTTGTATCCAAATTGTGATAgatgcggcaacacccccaaacaacccaaCTCATCTGTTTAACTACGTCGAACGGTGGCAAATGTCATCTACAAACcttctggcggtgcaagaccttTCACCGGAACAAACCCAAACAGTCGCAGCACCACCCCCGCCACATATATCTCCACAACAACAGCCTGGCCAAAGCAACCAACAACCACAACTTAGGCCAATTTATGATTATCCAGCaactgcccaatctgaccacttgaacagacacacgTTTGGAGGCTGGTtccaacatgtgtctgctcgacatggccatattggggggtatgaccaaatgggacAAGCCAGTACACAGGACTTGATGCACTTCTACCCTCAACATCAAGTTTTACCACAGACACAGGATAGATCCTTGCAACAACACCCTCCATATATATCTGGCATACCATAGGTTGCCAGTCTGGTTGGTCAgccacctaggccaagttccgcacatgctggacacccgccatcaccatcaccacctccaacctaccagaacctgtaatttcTCCAAACCAGTTTTTGGCCTGTCATTTATGCTGTTTTATGTGTTAAGTTATTTGCGACCTTGGCATGTTATGCTTTGTTTTTTGCTCAGGTTTATATGCCAACAATTacatatgattagtgttgagcgataccgtccgatacttgaaagtatcggtatcggaaagtatcggccgataccggcaaagtatcggatctaatccgataccgatacccgataccaatacaagtcaatgggactcatgtatcggacggtattcctgatggttcccagggtctgaaggagaggaaactctccttcaggccctgggaaccatattaatgtgtaaaataaagaattaaaataaaaaatattgctatactcacctctccgacgcagcctgcaccttaccgagggaaccggcagcgttgtttgcttaaaattcgcgctttaacttccttacgcgaagtcccggcttgtgattggtcgcgcgccgcccatgtggccgggacgcaaccaatcacagcaagccgtgacgtaatttcaggtccttcaggattttaaaattacgttccggcgttgtgattggttgcgtcgcggtcacatgggcgacgcg from Ranitomeya variabilis isolate aRanVar5 chromosome 3, aRanVar5.hap1, whole genome shotgun sequence includes:
- the LOC143817765 gene encoding uncharacterized protein LOC143817765, yielding MARHINVEMLIALVHDRPELWDQRDAHYADRARKDAAWRAICRHMFPDFDERPHDVQQEILNDVTRRWRSCRDQYRRERQLSGRSGDAATKKRKYIYFDRLNFLAPVMELRPTESNLTERETASDSEVVIDPVGEGAEMAGPSGQPTSSNQPPPPAAASSATQEANPEVEEEAQSSSPTLALDTSPQPNTRPNRGRRRRVASTTGTRRQVDTRVLDYLSRAAHDDGEEAYFRSLARYLWPIPRSLRLQTRGCIQIVIDAATPPNNPTHLFNYVERWQMSSTNLLAVQDLSPEQTQTVAAPPPPHISPQQQPGQSNQQPQLRPIYDYPATAQSDHLNRHTFGGWFQHGTATLEILGAAKDIQSKMPSSGGVIALSYVVNLCGLAWTDQSQKRAFLSLNRMNGSNFLLIP